A window from Candidatus Nitrospira neomarina encodes these proteins:
- a CDS encoding sterol desaturase family protein encodes MFAVFKRWVFLPAFLVYAALYKDFYEILFPPETWNLAREWPLGVQLVVGYLAGDFMVFATHVMMHKVKPLWYFHAVHHSQKNINPLTTHRTHFIEDFIEDGIQFLPLAILGVGYSTWVAVRGFNWLWSHLIHSNIHWNFGPIGRVVVSPQYHRIHHSVDPEYYDCNFSARLVIWDQMFGTWCPRNDLYPSTGIPDPDYPKETSAHPLALFRQVVRQYVYPFRKLVAAYRTAY; translated from the coding sequence GTGTTTGCGGTGTTCAAACGGTGGGTGTTTTTGCCGGCCTTCCTCGTGTATGCCGCCTTATACAAGGATTTCTACGAAATACTGTTCCCACCAGAAACGTGGAATCTTGCACGAGAGTGGCCGTTGGGTGTGCAGCTTGTTGTAGGCTACTTGGCGGGTGATTTTATGGTCTTTGCAACCCACGTGATGATGCATAAAGTCAAGCCATTGTGGTACTTCCATGCCGTCCATCACAGCCAAAAAAACATAAACCCACTCACAACACATCGTACTCACTTTATCGAAGATTTCATCGAGGATGGAATCCAGTTTCTCCCTCTGGCTATCCTCGGAGTGGGTTACTCAACGTGGGTCGCAGTTCGTGGTTTCAATTGGTTATGGTCCCACCTGATTCATTCAAACATCCATTGGAATTTTGGCCCGATCGGCCGTGTTGTAGTTAGCCCACAATATCATCGCATCCATCATTCTGTGGACCCGGAATATTATGACTGTAATTTCTCAGCAAGGTTGGTGATTTGGGATCAAATGTTCGGTACCTGGTGTCCCCGTAATGATCTTTACCCATCAACAGGAATTCCCGATCCAGATTATCCCAAAGAAACATCGGCACATCCGTTAGCTTTATTTCGCCAGGTGGTCCGCCAGTATGTTTATCCTTTTCGAAAGTTGGTAGCAGCGTATAGAACCGCGTATTGA
- a CDS encoding glycosyltransferase: protein MPHPYLDLLYCGRFAGVGDRSPAWFFRSLRSLNDEGKSVHLRIIGDDSREIKRLIRETDTEDIISALPMIDHQSAIENMRDCDALLVYQEATSAELSSVAGKTYEYLRSGKPILAVAPQGDNIELIESFGGYFIACTEHNHEAIMGALRTLHSRWQSQSLPTFSFPKAEYLNQYNRRALTGRLAEIFDEVLQARQKMSN, encoded by the coding sequence GTGCCACATCCCTATCTGGACTTGTTGTATTGTGGCCGTTTTGCGGGAGTGGGAGATCGCTCCCCTGCATGGTTTTTCCGTTCGCTGCGGTCTTTAAACGACGAAGGCAAGTCTGTGCATTTAAGAATTATTGGTGACGATTCGAGAGAAATTAAACGTTTAATTCGGGAAACCGATACTGAGGATATTATCTCAGCACTCCCCATGATCGACCACCAATCTGCAATTGAAAATATGAGAGATTGTGATGCGCTTTTGGTTTATCAAGAGGCAACCAGTGCTGAGCTTTCTTCAGTGGCCGGAAAGACTTATGAATATCTCAGAAGTGGAAAACCCATATTAGCAGTCGCACCTCAGGGAGATAACATCGAACTCATTGAGAGTTTCGGGGGATATTTTATTGCCTGTACTGAGCACAACCATGAGGCGATCATGGGAGCTCTTCGAACACTTCATAGTAGATGGCAGAGTCAATCTCTACCTACATTTTCATTTCCCAAAGCAGAATATCTTAATCAATATAATCGCCGCGCATTGACCGGTAGACTCGCCGAGATTTTCGATGAAGTACTACAGGCACGTCAAAAGATGTCGAATTGA
- a CDS encoding UDP-N-acetylglucosamine 2-epimerase: protein MKNAPRMEEMENSSLISSFLGHTGQPYNAKMSQYFFDDLGIPKPDMNLEVGSEPPIEQMATFMRRFESVVLREKTDMVLVVGDVNPPSFVEVMLARCHKKSIVSSLIGFQIIYSLPKKVQRRIF from the coding sequence ATGAAAAATGCTCCACGCATGGAGGAAATGGAAAATTCTTCACTGATTTCTTCTTTCCTCGGGCACACCGGCCAACCTTATAATGCAAAAATGTCCCAGTATTTTTTCGATGACCTGGGCATTCCCAAGCCAGACATGAATTTAGAAGTTGGCTCAGAACCTCCTATTGAGCAAATGGCAACCTTTATGCGGCGGTTCGAATCTGTTGTTCTTAGGGAAAAAACAGACATGGTCTTGGTCGTTGGAGATGTGAATCCACCCTCGTTTGTCGAAGTTATGCTCGCTCGATGCCACAAGAAATCAATCGTGTCTTCACTAATTGGGTTTCAGATTATTTATTCATTACCGAAGAAAGTGCAAAGGAGAATCTTCTGA
- a CDS encoding SGNH/GDSL hydrolase family protein, whose translation MRIDHTHYNKKIGSLLNVLLAFTSILVTYSILELALRIVGFEPLAQFMDGRELIIKPSDIDERPYILNPNTEGNAWGTYIKVNSHGFRDREFKVEKEPDVYRIITLGDSITFGKSLAVEKTFPKQLEGLLNEKGNRVEVLNLGHGGYNTLQEVATLEQIGIKFKPNLVILGYCINDLWDISPSAEYIKKVETYRSSFIYHSRLAQLIRVKIDRIQTALLNTRINTEPAFVGNNKPYIVDVSRDQALRSLMANLGQLMPADGSGGFQQYVGMYASLPYIGRLRYAFERLKELEREHGFEVIVVLIPYLLETSETKDAYHAVYKIVEHELSRLDFRSIPVYAKFESVGFKNLLMNEKDGIHPNALGHRLIATRVTEELTIPSLAGSDRR comes from the coding sequence ATGAGGATAGACCATACCCACTACAATAAAAAGATAGGGAGTCTATTGAATGTTTTACTTGCCTTTACCTCCATACTGGTCACGTACTCAATTCTAGAACTCGCCTTACGGATTGTTGGATTTGAGCCGCTTGCTCAATTCATGGATGGGCGCGAGTTGATCATAAAGCCCTCTGATATTGACGAGAGACCATATATATTGAATCCGAATACAGAGGGAAACGCATGGGGTACTTACATCAAGGTGAATTCGCATGGTTTTCGAGATCGTGAGTTTAAGGTCGAAAAGGAGCCCGACGTCTATAGGATCATCACCCTCGGGGATTCAATCACATTCGGTAAATCATTGGCGGTTGAAAAGACCTTTCCCAAACAACTCGAAGGGCTGCTCAACGAGAAGGGCAATCGAGTCGAAGTGCTCAATTTGGGTCACGGCGGTTACAACACGTTGCAGGAAGTCGCCACCTTGGAGCAAATTGGGATTAAATTCAAACCGAATTTGGTCATTCTCGGCTATTGCATCAATGACCTGTGGGACATCTCTCCCAGCGCCGAATACATTAAGAAGGTAGAAACATATCGTTCGTCTTTCATATACCACTCGAGGTTAGCTCAGCTTATTAGAGTAAAGATCGATAGGATTCAGACGGCCCTGCTCAACACCCGCATCAATACTGAACCAGCCTTTGTCGGGAACAATAAACCGTATATCGTAGACGTATCTAGAGATCAGGCTCTACGGAGTCTGATGGCCAACTTGGGGCAGTTAATGCCTGCCGATGGAAGCGGCGGCTTCCAGCAGTATGTAGGAATGTACGCCTCGCTCCCGTACATAGGACGACTGAGGTATGCTTTCGAACGTCTAAAAGAGTTAGAGCGAGAACACGGGTTTGAAGTTATTGTGGTACTGATTCCATATCTCCTGGAGACCTCTGAGACCAAAGATGCCTATCACGCAGTTTACAAAATTGTAGAGCACGAGCTGTCGAGACTAGATTTTCGGAGTATTCCTGTTTACGCTAAGTTTGAATCAGTCGGTTTCAAAAATCTCCTAATGAACGAGAAAGATGGCATACACCCCAATGCTCTAGGCCATAGATTAATTGCGACACGTGTAACCGAGGAACTCACCATCCCTTCGCTTGCTGGATCGGATCGCCGCTGA
- a CDS encoding CPBP family intramembrane glutamic endopeptidase — translation MAHSSALESSTSPFSSTEPNPWFGAKGAFLVLLGFILTRELLQVSLDFSLGFFVGFGEGIVGTFSDAFLIELNLWTAPFLAIVSMVGGAWAGFWIIYKRTKNQSLFQWFIKMVWKPNHDSFFMWPFFIGLSLSLGWGLCFFYWFSPTQTLPRPFTSQMLNAPFIPQLFWIILFVVIAPFIEECLFRGILYTGFSQTWGPLLGGIIVTGMYVALHFPKIYVYPPAALAILCLGLATLLLRLRTHALTSGMVCHMSYNAFCVMGMFLFHSSVD, via the coding sequence ATGGCTCACTCCTCTGCCTTAGAGTCTTCTACCTCGCCCTTTTCTTCCACTGAACCCAATCCCTGGTTCGGAGCCAAGGGGGCGTTTCTCGTTTTATTAGGATTTATTCTCACCCGTGAGCTTCTACAAGTTTCTTTAGATTTTAGTTTAGGGTTTTTCGTTGGATTCGGCGAAGGGATCGTCGGCACATTTTCTGATGCTTTTTTGATTGAATTGAACCTATGGACGGCTCCCTTTTTGGCCATAGTGAGTATGGTAGGGGGAGCTTGGGCAGGATTTTGGATTATTTATAAGCGGACAAAAAACCAAAGTTTATTTCAATGGTTCATAAAAATGGTATGGAAGCCAAATCATGATTCGTTTTTCATGTGGCCATTTTTTATAGGGTTAAGCCTCAGTCTTGGCTGGGGCTTGTGTTTTTTCTATTGGTTTTCTCCAACCCAGACTTTACCCAGGCCCTTCACTTCCCAAATGCTGAACGCTCCCTTTATTCCGCAATTATTCTGGATCATATTATTCGTGGTAATCGCTCCCTTCATAGAAGAATGTTTATTTAGAGGTATCCTGTATACCGGATTTTCACAAACATGGGGCCCCCTTCTGGGAGGTATAATAGTTACCGGCATGTATGTGGCACTGCATTTTCCCAAAATCTACGTTTATCCCCCTGCAGCTTTAGCCATTCTCTGCTTGGGCCTTGCCACACTTTTGTTACGCTTGAGAACCCACGCTCTTACATCAGGGATGGTTTGTCATATGTCCTATAATGCTTTTTGTGTTATGGGAATGTTCTTGTTTCATTCTTCTGTAGATTAA
- a CDS encoding CPBP family intramembrane glutamic endopeptidase, whose protein sequence is MEERIKIHSVNAWEPWFILVAFLSLFVLCLVTSVFMSIVLEGTNLLLSLEEFDRREVLLANLLLVLYCLKQYGPIKWSEFVPRGKDYAVLAIGLLIIFWAFGLIIGREGIKADPDWQILTGYQYGFIVLALTLFGPLLEEVFLRRYFYEMLATLYSRTAALVVTVCIGTLLHWHSDITWFYIFWHFFLAGVFTLAYMNSRLSVSILLHIFNNTMAVLLSR, encoded by the coding sequence ATGGAAGAACGGATAAAAATTCATTCAGTCAATGCGTGGGAACCTTGGTTCATTCTAGTGGCCTTTCTTTCCTTATTTGTCCTTTGCTTGGTTACTTCAGTTTTTATGTCGATTGTGCTTGAGGGCACCAATCTCCTGCTTTCTCTTGAGGAGTTTGACCGGCGAGAGGTGTTACTTGCAAACCTTTTATTAGTCCTTTATTGCCTTAAACAATATGGGCCTATCAAATGGTCAGAATTTGTACCTCGTGGTAAGGATTATGCCGTTTTAGCCATAGGGTTACTGATCATATTTTGGGCATTTGGATTAATTATAGGGCGTGAGGGAATCAAGGCAGACCCTGACTGGCAAATTCTCACGGGGTACCAGTATGGATTTATTGTTTTGGCGCTGACTCTCTTTGGGCCTTTGCTAGAGGAAGTCTTTCTTCGGCGATACTTTTACGAAATGCTCGCTACTTTATACTCGCGGACGGCAGCCTTAGTCGTTACCGTCTGTATCGGCACCCTTTTACACTGGCACTCGGATATCACCTGGTTCTATATCTTTTGGCATTTTTTCTTAGCAGGCGTATTTACCTTGGCCTATATGAACAGTCGATTAAGCGTGTCTATTCTCTTACATATTTTTAATAATACAATGGCCGTGTTGCTGTCGCGTTAA
- a CDS encoding glycosyltransferase family 2 protein produces the protein MTKQLRKSCRFFVRNNKTNKGSIDTLLKSASVETNFPSFSIFIETANLRLAKVGRLRTALESISKQKPSPHCADQVALLEDGNLPEGVLEELCREFSWLKIYRIPEGQTYGDQKALGANNLESEVIVFADPDCIYRQDWLFSLLRTFVEYPEVGAVAGETTIPITGPFTFSAALFYFFPRFSNDRDPAPARGMYFNNVAIRRQTLATCPINMGLQLRGGQNVIYSRQLMTAHIPILRQPLAQCEHAPPESVWMAMKILYWTGRDTARFDNIILAHIPFAGDYEPYHYPGGRLTKLILRLKDISRHESAMLLWFPMAVPILGLVFGAFFAGRSVERLLKLTGK, from the coding sequence ATGACAAAGCAACTGAGAAAATCTTGCAGGTTCTTTGTCAGAAATAACAAAACGAATAAAGGTTCTATCGACACCCTTCTAAAAAGTGCCTCAGTGGAAACCAATTTTCCCAGTTTTTCCATCTTTATAGAAACCGCCAATCTGCGTCTTGCCAAGGTGGGACGGCTTCGGACTGCACTCGAATCAATTTCCAAACAGAAACCATCGCCACATTGCGCGGATCAAGTCGCGTTGCTTGAAGATGGCAACCTGCCGGAGGGGGTTCTTGAAGAACTATGTAGGGAATTCTCCTGGCTGAAGATCTATAGAATTCCTGAGGGCCAAACCTATGGCGATCAGAAAGCTTTGGGTGCCAACAATCTGGAGTCTGAGGTCATCGTTTTTGCAGACCCTGATTGCATATATCGACAAGACTGGCTTTTCTCCCTTCTTCGGACCTTTGTAGAGTACCCCGAGGTTGGAGCCGTTGCAGGAGAGACAACGATCCCAATAACCGGACCGTTTACATTTTCAGCTGCGCTTTTTTACTTTTTCCCAAGGTTTTCGAACGATCGTGATCCTGCCCCAGCACGTGGGATGTACTTCAACAATGTGGCTATTCGCCGGCAAACCCTTGCCACCTGTCCTATCAATATGGGCTTGCAGCTTCGCGGAGGCCAGAACGTTATTTACTCGCGTCAATTAATGACAGCTCACATTCCGATACTGCGTCAGCCCCTAGCCCAATGCGAGCACGCACCGCCGGAAAGTGTCTGGATGGCCATGAAAATTTTGTACTGGACCGGGCGTGATACCGCACGATTCGATAACATCATTCTAGCTCACATTCCCTTTGCCGGTGATTATGAACCTTATCATTATCCTGGCGGGCGTCTAACGAAGCTTATTTTAAGATTAAAGGACATATCACGACACGAGTCGGCCATGCTGCTATGGTTCCCAATGGCCGTGCCGATCCTTGGTCTTGTTTTTGGCGCATTCTTCGCCGGGAGATCTGTTGAGCGATTACTCAAACTAACCGGCAAGTGA